One window from the genome of Rariglobus hedericola encodes:
- a CDS encoding polysaccharide lyase family 8 super-sandwich domain-containing protein, producing the protein MASPDLQRLRDQLRRQILSVSPHNSDFPVVTGEPPTPAGNWADIDYSTRARGVWMPRLHLLRMQKLVTEATAAGNTAHINLAVAALKWWIENDPMSANWWHNQIGSPRLLAHSMLLLGEHVPPDVLARSRKIFDRAGNFVLKEDNVSRSPFTWTGANLLWISANQVLAGALTGDEALIGSAVSAALQEVRISPRTEEGIQVDGSFHQHGPLLYNGGYGNSFLCEGLFFFESTHGTRWAPEPHYHELIANFLLDGTRWMLRGEDYNHGCRDREITRPRQTNISLAPVAAFLAEAGGTRQAELRDLADALRTGAAPGCLSGNRMFYRADFMVQHEAAACISVRMHSKRTIRAECCNDEGKLTHHVADGLTYLLRDGSEYQDIFPVWDWQKLPGITCLQTPKPEPRQTVGNRGNADLVGGVSNGRHGACMQHLRSDHLNAHKSWFFGPGGVVCLGAGIRSSFAGPVVTTLDQSIVQGQVERGDRWLRHGPWGFIFPEATKVTVECGPKTGSWDLIGSSLSDAAQADVFLAYVNHGDTPDNATYAYLVTTDASADELTTLAASPAFQIAANTDSCQAVWWPETHLLQVSFFSPGSVSWLPGCTLTVDRECCVMLQSDGSGGWTLDAADIKQFGGRLSVELSSPSGPSKQGTVIFPEGDYLGQTARITL; encoded by the coding sequence ATGGCTTCCCCCGACCTGCAGCGTCTTCGTGACCAGCTTCGTCGTCAGATCCTTTCAGTGTCTCCGCATAATTCGGACTTCCCCGTCGTCACCGGCGAGCCCCCGACACCGGCTGGAAATTGGGCAGACATTGATTACTCCACCCGCGCACGCGGAGTCTGGATGCCGCGCCTCCACCTTTTGCGCATGCAGAAGCTGGTCACCGAAGCGACCGCCGCCGGCAACACCGCCCATATCAATTTAGCCGTCGCCGCGCTGAAATGGTGGATCGAAAACGATCCGATGTCCGCCAACTGGTGGCACAATCAGATCGGCTCTCCACGTCTGCTCGCCCACTCGATGCTGTTGCTCGGTGAGCACGTGCCGCCCGATGTTCTCGCCCGCAGTCGCAAAATTTTCGACCGTGCCGGCAACTTTGTTCTGAAGGAAGATAACGTATCCCGTTCTCCATTTACCTGGACGGGCGCCAATCTCCTTTGGATTTCCGCCAACCAGGTTCTCGCCGGTGCGTTAACCGGCGACGAAGCCCTCATCGGCTCCGCCGTCTCCGCCGCCTTGCAGGAAGTGCGGATTTCCCCCCGCACCGAAGAAGGCATTCAAGTCGATGGCAGCTTCCACCAACATGGCCCGTTGCTCTACAACGGCGGCTACGGAAACTCCTTTCTCTGCGAGGGACTTTTCTTTTTTGAAAGCACCCACGGCACTCGTTGGGCCCCGGAGCCGCACTACCACGAGCTGATCGCCAATTTCCTCCTCGATGGCACGCGCTGGATGTTGCGCGGCGAGGATTACAATCACGGCTGCCGCGACCGTGAAATCACCCGCCCGCGCCAGACCAATATCAGCCTCGCTCCGGTCGCAGCGTTTCTCGCCGAAGCTGGCGGCACACGTCAGGCCGAGCTCCGCGATCTGGCCGATGCCCTACGCACGGGTGCAGCACCGGGCTGCCTGTCAGGCAACCGGATGTTTTACCGCGCCGATTTCATGGTGCAGCACGAAGCGGCGGCCTGCATTTCCGTCCGCATGCACTCCAAGCGCACCATCCGCGCCGAATGTTGCAACGACGAGGGCAAGCTCACCCACCACGTCGCCGACGGCCTCACCTACCTGTTGCGCGATGGATCGGAGTATCAGGACATCTTTCCGGTTTGGGACTGGCAGAAGCTCCCTGGCATCACCTGTCTGCAGACTCCGAAACCCGAACCGCGTCAGACCGTGGGCAACCGCGGTAACGCCGATCTCGTCGGTGGCGTGAGCAATGGTCGCCATGGAGCCTGCATGCAGCACCTGCGCTCCGATCACCTCAACGCGCACAAGAGTTGGTTCTTCGGTCCCGGCGGAGTCGTTTGTCTCGGTGCCGGCATCCGCAGTTCCTTCGCCGGTCCCGTGGTGACAACCCTCGATCAGAGCATCGTCCAAGGTCAGGTCGAGCGTGGTGACCGCTGGCTCCGCCACGGCCCGTGGGGATTTATTTTCCCCGAAGCGACCAAGGTCACGGTCGAATGCGGACCGAAGACCGGCTCATGGGATTTGATCGGCAGCAGCTTGAGCGACGCCGCGCAAGCCGACGTCTTCCTCGCGTATGTGAATCATGGCGACACGCCGGATAACGCCACCTACGCCTACCTCGTGACGACCGATGCCTCGGCTGACGAACTCACGACACTCGCCGCATCCCCCGCTTTCCAAATCGCCGCCAACACCGATAGCTGCCAGGCCGTGTGGTGGCCGGAAACCCACCTGCTTCAAGTCTCGTTTTTCTCCCCCGGTTCGGTGTCGTGGCTGCCCGGCTGCACGCTCACCGTGGATCGCGAATGCTGCGTGATGCTTCAATCCGATGGCTCGGGCGGATGGACGTTGGACGCCGCGGATATCAAACAATTCGGCGGACGCCTGTCTGTCGAATTGAGCAGTCCGTCCGGCCCAAGCAAACAAGGCACGGTCATTTTCCCTGAAGGCGATTACCTCGGTCAGACCGCCCGCATCACGCTATAA
- a CDS encoding TraR/DksA family transcriptional regulator — protein MKKSPPKPVKASKISPKKAPAKKPIAAKAVTKKPAILKKPVAKPVTKSKSSPAAKPAPKSVAPVKSDKSKAPAPSSSKVEKTPVKPAAAAPKAAVSAKSSARDSLRSRILEKSKAKEKVRPIAFSLDEIREIAKTAKVEVDTKSVAAKTTTKTTKLITASTVIAKPAQPHHIKAASLADILGFNPKKKQVPHDDSLDIPEKFLRYYKLLIELRNHLTGQIDTHSEETLKRSSKDDSGDLSSYGQHMADAGTDTFDRDFALSLVSSEQEALSEVESAIKRIKDGSYGICENTQKPIAKERLLAVPFTRYSAEAQKDIERNRMRSRSQAGLFGELGEEGGTLSAGSSGDGDDE, from the coding sequence GTGAAAAAGTCTCCACCGAAGCCCGTCAAGGCCTCGAAAATCTCTCCAAAAAAAGCTCCCGCCAAGAAACCGATTGCCGCCAAAGCGGTCACAAAGAAACCAGCAATCCTCAAGAAACCGGTGGCCAAACCCGTCACCAAATCAAAATCCTCTCCCGCCGCCAAGCCGGCCCCTAAGTCCGTAGCACCTGTGAAGTCCGACAAATCCAAAGCACCCGCTCCTTCTTCTTCCAAAGTCGAAAAAACTCCCGTCAAGCCCGCCGCCGCCGCTCCCAAGGCCGCCGTCTCGGCCAAGTCCTCGGCACGCGACAGCCTGCGCAGCCGCATCCTCGAAAAGAGCAAGGCCAAGGAAAAAGTCCGCCCGATCGCCTTCTCCCTCGATGAGATTCGCGAAATCGCCAAGACCGCCAAAGTCGAGGTCGACACCAAGTCGGTCGCCGCGAAGACCACCACCAAGACCACCAAGCTGATCACCGCTTCGACGGTCATCGCCAAGCCCGCGCAGCCCCATCACATCAAGGCCGCCTCCCTCGCCGACATCCTGGGCTTCAATCCCAAGAAAAAACAGGTCCCGCACGACGACTCCTTGGACATCCCCGAGAAATTCCTGCGCTACTACAAACTCCTGATCGAGCTGCGCAACCACCTCACCGGCCAGATCGACACCCACTCCGAGGAGACCCTGAAGCGTTCGTCCAAAGACGACTCGGGCGATCTCTCCAGCTACGGCCAGCACATGGCCGACGCCGGCACCGACACCTTTGACCGCGACTTCGCGCTCTCCCTCGTGTCCTCCGAACAGGAAGCCCTTTCCGAAGTCGAGTCCGCCATCAAGCGCATCAAAGACGGCAGCTACGGCATCTGCGAAAACACCCAGAAGCCCATCGCCAAGGAGCGTCTGCTCGCCGTGCCGTTTACCCGTTACTCGGCCGAAGCCCAAAAAGATATCGAGCGCAACCGCATGCGCTCCCGTTCCCAAGCCGGCCTCTTCGGAGAACTCGGCGAAGAAGGCGGCACGTTGTCCGCCGGCAGCAGCGGCGACGGCGACGACGAATGA
- the lspA gene encoding signal peptidase II, which produces MSPASITPPPDIQPTPTATPQVAVSRWERLHAYQLLWWLSLGVFVLDQLTKAWISATLPFPTYDPSDGAITVIDGFFYITHVGNTGAAWSLFAGQTTMLALLALITLGGIYYWRRALELKKRPIQFAFGLLCGGIIGNLVDRLIHGHVIDFLDFHFGDYVYPTFNVADAGICVGVVIYLIYSLRAPAQS; this is translated from the coding sequence ATGAGCCCCGCGTCCATCACGCCTCCTCCAGATATCCAACCCACGCCGACCGCCACTCCTCAAGTGGCGGTTTCGCGTTGGGAGCGCCTTCACGCGTATCAACTTCTCTGGTGGCTCAGCCTCGGCGTGTTCGTTCTCGACCAGCTCACCAAGGCGTGGATCTCCGCGACCCTGCCGTTTCCCACCTACGACCCCTCCGACGGCGCGATCACCGTTATCGATGGTTTTTTCTACATCACCCACGTCGGCAACACCGGCGCGGCGTGGAGCCTGTTTGCCGGCCAGACCACGATGCTCGCCTTGCTCGCCCTGATCACCCTCGGCGGAATCTATTATTGGCGCCGCGCCCTTGAGCTCAAAAAACGCCCCATCCAATTCGCCTTCGGCCTGCTCTGCGGCGGCATCATCGGCAACCTGGTTGACCGCTTGATCCACGGTCACGTGATCGATTTCCTCGATTTTCACTTTGGCGACTATGTGTATCCAACTTTCAACGTCGCCGATGCCGGCATCTGCGTGGGCGTCGTGATTTATTTGATCTACAGCCTGCGTGCCCCCGCACAGAGCTGA